From the Bacillota bacterium genome, one window contains:
- a CDS encoding Nramp family divalent metal transporter, translating into MRGRTTWRKILVFLAVMGPGIITGNVDNDAGGLTTYSVAGARYGLDLLWVLIPVTVLLAMVQETSARMGAVTGKGLATLVRERFGLRTSVVALSLLFMGNFAVTVSNFAGVAAASEILGISRYVSVPAVAFLVWLLVSRGSYRAIERVFLALSFVYVTYVVSGVLARPNWDAVLQALVVPRLHPDPGFLIILIATIGTTITPWMPFYQQALVSDKGLTAGQVGYARLDTYLGALMTDTVSFFIIVSCAVLLHPRGILIETAAEAAAALGPVAGRYAALLFAVGLLNASAMGASVVPLSTAHAVAEAFGWESTVGRRFSQAPVFIGLYTVLLILGAGAVLAPGLDLVHTMLLAQTVNGILLPLILILMLKLASDRRLMGRYANTRLANAVSWAAASILIALTIALLVSSILLPA; encoded by the coding sequence GTGCGTGGACGCACAACCTGGCGCAAGATCCTGGTGTTCCTGGCGGTCATGGGTCCGGGAATCATCACCGGCAACGTGGACAATGATGCCGGAGGACTCACCACCTACTCCGTGGCAGGAGCACGGTACGGGCTGGACCTCCTATGGGTGCTCATCCCCGTCACCGTACTGCTGGCCATGGTACAGGAGACTTCCGCCCGCATGGGTGCCGTCACCGGCAAAGGCCTGGCCACCCTGGTGCGGGAACGGTTCGGCCTGCGCACCAGCGTTGTGGCCCTCTCGCTCCTCTTCATGGGCAACTTCGCCGTAACTGTTTCCAATTTCGCGGGGGTAGCTGCCGCTTCTGAAATCCTGGGGATCAGCCGGTACGTTTCCGTACCGGCCGTGGCTTTTCTGGTGTGGCTGCTGGTGTCACGCGGGTCCTACCGGGCGATCGAGAGGGTTTTCCTGGCCCTCTCCTTCGTGTACGTGACTTATGTCGTTTCTGGGGTCCTGGCTCGCCCGAACTGGGACGCGGTCCTGCAGGCTCTGGTGGTACCACGGCTGCACCCGGACCCGGGCTTCCTCATCATCCTCATCGCGACCATCGGAACCACCATCACTCCCTGGATGCCCTTTTACCAGCAGGCCCTGGTTTCCGACAAGGGATTGACGGCGGGCCAGGTGGGATACGCGCGCCTGGACACCTACCTGGGAGCGCTGATGACCGACACCGTGTCGTTTTTCATCATCGTGAGCTGCGCCGTGCTGCTGCATCCCCGCGGCATTCTGATCGAGACGGCCGCGGAAGCCGCCGCAGCCCTGGGACCGGTGGCAGGAAGGTACGCAGCCCTGCTATTTGCCGTGGGGCTGCTCAACGCCTCTGCCATGGGAGCCTCGGTGGTACCCCTGTCCACCGCCCACGCCGTCGCGGAAGCATTCGGTTGGGAGTCCACGGTGGGGCGCCGTTTTTCCCAGGCACCCGTGTTCATCGGACTCTACACCGTCCTCCTCATCCTGGGGGCTGGGGCGGTCCTGGCGCCTGGGCTCGATCTGGTGCACACCATGCTCCTAGCCCAGACCGTAAACGGCATCCTGCTTCCCCTGATCCTCATCCTCATGTTGAAACTCGCCTCCGACCGTCGCCTCATGGGCAGGTATGCCAACACGCGCCTGGCCAACGCGGTGTCTTGGGCGGCCGCCTCCATCCTCATCGCCCTAACGATAGCCCTGCTCGTATCGAGCATCTTGCTTCCCGCCTGA
- a CDS encoding CBS domain-containing protein has product MRPGGLVFLSQLLGQQVRGPEGQNLGRLRDLVALQGDESGLVHGYVVRGREGGSFWIAAGELLYAARLVVPRPARSMRLYQEKPEYILLGEDVMDQQVIDLRGRKVIRVNDIQLRWAEGTFRIMGVDIGPSGFLRRLGGPGLARVGSVLVRAWQHPRILPWSLIEPLGRPGDPLKLAVPWDKLRRLPPADLADIIDELDRERVVALFQTMDTAAAAEALAEVDDPATRKALLEVLGAERASDILEEMSPDDAADVLGDLPQESARAYLESMQEEERRDVDELLHYPETTAGGLMTTEYIALDQNLTAEDTITLLRRLAPDAETIYYLYVVDPEGHLVGVLSLRDLIVASPDRRLVEIMTPQVISVPVDADQETVVDVMARYDFLALPVVDADNRLKGIITIDDVMDVALERGGWKRQVFTRR; this is encoded by the coding sequence TTGCGACCGGGCGGCCTGGTGTTCCTGAGTCAGTTGCTGGGCCAACAGGTGCGGGGGCCCGAGGGACAGAACCTGGGGCGACTGCGGGACCTGGTTGCCTTGCAGGGAGATGAGTCGGGCCTGGTGCACGGTTACGTCGTGCGGGGCAGAGAAGGCGGATCCTTCTGGATTGCAGCGGGGGAACTGCTCTACGCTGCTCGCCTGGTTGTCCCCCGCCCTGCCAGGTCGATGAGGCTGTATCAGGAGAAGCCCGAGTACATACTGCTGGGAGAGGACGTCATGGACCAGCAGGTCATCGACCTGCGCGGGCGAAAGGTGATCCGGGTCAACGATATCCAGTTACGGTGGGCAGAAGGCACGTTCCGCATCATGGGCGTGGATATCGGCCCCTCCGGATTTCTCCGCCGCCTGGGAGGACCAGGGCTGGCCCGGGTCGGGTCCGTGCTGGTGCGGGCGTGGCAGCATCCCCGCATTCTCCCCTGGAGCCTCATAGAACCCCTCGGGCGGCCGGGAGATCCACTCAAGCTGGCCGTTCCCTGGGACAAACTGAGGCGACTGCCCCCCGCCGACCTGGCGGACATCATCGACGAACTGGACCGGGAGCGGGTCGTAGCCCTATTCCAGACCATGGACACCGCCGCAGCAGCGGAAGCTCTGGCAGAGGTGGATGACCCCGCTACGCGAAAGGCCCTGCTGGAGGTGCTGGGTGCTGAGCGGGCTTCCGACATCCTGGAAGAAATGTCTCCCGACGACGCCGCCGACGTGCTGGGGGATCTCCCCCAGGAAAGCGCCCGCGCTTACCTGGAGTCCATGCAGGAAGAAGAGCGGCGGGATGTAGACGAACTGCTACACTACCCCGAGACGACCGCCGGCGGCCTCATGACCACCGAGTACATCGCCCTGGATCAGAACCTGACCGCAGAGGATACCATCACCCTGCTCCGGCGCCTGGCCCCCGACGCAGAAACCATTTACTACCTGTACGTTGTGGACCCCGAAGGCCATCTGGTGGGAGTGCTATCTCTCCGCGATTTGATCGTGGCCTCGCCAGACAGGCGCCTGGTGGAAATCATGACCCCGCAGGTGATCAGCGTGCCCGTGGACGCCGACCAGGAGACGGTGGTGGACGTCATGGCCCGCTACGACTTCCTGGCTCTGCCGGTGGTGGACGCCGACAACCGCCTCAAGGGGATAATCACCATCGACGACGTGATGGACGTGGCTCTGGAGCGGGGCGGATGGAAAAGGCAGGTCTTCACAAGGAGGTGA
- a CDS encoding GerMN domain-containing protein — protein sequence MRRKIAGAILVAMLVASVAALPGCTLLRARAGKPAEIPKVSPAPPADRTVRLTLYFADSQAQHLVPEVREVHQGNVSLPDLVIQELIKGPTAPGLGITIPREARLLSSVKVEKGVAFVNFNKEFQSKHWGGSAGEMMTVYSIVNSLTELEGIKAVVFLVDGERLDTLGHLDLTEPVERSEDLITK from the coding sequence ATGCGCCGCAAAATCGCAGGTGCAATACTGGTAGCAATGCTCGTGGCTTCTGTGGCCGCACTCCCCGGGTGCACGCTGCTGCGTGCGCGAGCCGGGAAGCCAGCGGAGATACCCAAAGTTAGCCCGGCGCCGCCCGCGGACCGGACGGTCAGACTGACCCTGTACTTTGCCGACTCCCAGGCCCAGCACCTCGTGCCGGAGGTACGGGAGGTTCACCAGGGCAACGTATCCCTTCCCGACCTGGTGATCCAGGAGCTGATCAAAGGCCCGACCGCACCCGGGCTTGGCATCACCATCCCGCGGGAAGCGCGGCTCCTTTCCTCGGTCAAGGTGGAAAAGGGTGTAGCCTTCGTCAACTTCAACAAGGAGTTTCAATCGAAACACTGGGGTGGTAGTGCCGGGGAAATGATGACGGTGTACTCGATCGTCAACTCGCTCACCGAACTCGAGGGCATCAAGGCAGTCGTGTTCCTGGTGGACGGCGAGCGCCTGGACACCCTGGGCCACCTGGACCTGACGGAACCTGTGGAGCGGTCGGAGGACCTCATAACGAAGTAG
- a CDS encoding HAMP domain-containing protein translates to MSLHLALITAAAILVGTWASFFLACLITRPLPVLRRAAGELARGRWSHRAALRGRDEVAQLGQAFDRMAEDLERLNRTRRAFVADASHELRTPLAALRAPAEPLAHGRDLPRKRTATWPPRSWLRQNACSA, encoded by the coding sequence ATGTCGCTTCATCTGGCGCTGATCACGGCAGCAGCAATCCTGGTGGGAACATGGGCCAGCTTCTTTCTCGCCTGCCTGATCACGCGTCCTCTGCCCGTCCTGCGTCGGGCCGCCGGTGAGTTGGCCCGGGGCCGTTGGAGTCACCGGGCGGCTCTGCGGGGGCGGGACGAAGTCGCTCAACTGGGGCAGGCCTTTGATCGGATGGCAGAAGACCTGGAGCGTCTTAATCGCACCCGCAGAGCCTTTGTGGCCGACGCTTCCCACGAACTGCGCACGCCCCTGGCCGCCCTGCGGGCCCCGGCCGAACCACTGGCGCATGGCCGCGACCTCCCCCGGAAACGTACCGCGACATGGCCACCGAGATCGTGGCTCAGGCAGAACGCATGCAGCGCCTGA
- a CDS encoding response regulator: protein MNELVLIVEDEDPLVKGLSLSLKQAGYRVISAGDGLEGLRMALEQAPDLVIPDVASSGADHGSSNPGGNMGQLLSRLPDHASSARPASGRR from the coding sequence GTGAACGAACTGGTTCTCATAGTGGAAGATGAAGACCCGCTTGTCAAGGGATTGTCCCTCAGCCTGAAGCAGGCAGGGTACCGCGTGATCTCCGCCGGGGACGGCCTCGAGGGGCTGCGCATGGCTCTGGAGCAGGCCCCCGACCTGGTGATCCCAGATGTCGCTTCATCTGGCGCTGATCACGGCAGCAGCAATCCTGGTGGGAACATGGGCCAGCTTCTTTCTCGCCTGCCTGATCACGCGTCCTCTGCCCGTCCTGCGTCGGGCCGCCGGTGA
- a CDS encoding DUF2284 domain-containing protein: MTRELVGLALSRGALSSRVISARRVVVDPRVRLKCQVPLCPHYGHNLVCPPAVPSPAEFKEILRRYRAAVVVVVSGRLSGSHEDRLKQADHLALELHGLVASLEARAVELGFPLACGLAGGHCRLCATCVGQRSGKMCPRPFQPRPSAEALGIDVVRTALRAGIKLSFPVSDTVQWTGLVLI; this comes from the coding sequence GTGACACGAGAACTTGTCGGACTGGCCCTCTCGCGCGGTGCCCTGTCCTCCCGCGTGATCTCCGCGCGCAGGGTGGTCGTCGATCCGCGCGTGCGCCTCAAGTGCCAGGTCCCTCTCTGTCCCCACTACGGACACAACCTGGTTTGCCCGCCCGCGGTCCCTTCCCCTGCGGAGTTCAAGGAGATCCTGCGCCGCTACCGTGCGGCAGTAGTGGTGGTTGTCTCGGGCCGATTGAGCGGCAGTCACGAGGACCGCTTGAAACAGGCAGACCACCTGGCCCTCGAGCTGCACGGCCTGGTGGCATCCCTCGAGGCGCGCGCCGTGGAGTTGGGGTTCCCCCTGGCCTGCGGGCTGGCCGGAGGCCACTGCCGGCTGTGCGCGACCTGCGTGGGGCAGCGCAGCGGAAAGATGTGCCCCCGACCTTTCCAGCCGCGCCCGTCCGCGGAGGCGCTAGGGATCGACGTCGTGCGCACGGCGCTCCGAGCGGGCATCAAGCTTTCCTTCCCCGTTTCCGACACCGTGCAATGGACAGGTCTGGTCCTCATTTGA
- a CDS encoding IclR family transcriptional regulator: MGEAAKVGSVTRVLELLQLVGSADRPRGVTELARGLGVHKSVVSRLCQALKQRGFLEVDPDTGKYVLGLKILELAGRVRESITVRNVALPVMTDLTARTGEASFLNVLRENACVCVEKVESPQVVRVTYEVGRHAPLTAGAPAKLLLAYAGDAFVERVLREGLPRFTPHTVTDPEVFKKQLEGIKEQGWAFSVGELTPDVAALAAPVWDRPGRVCAALCIAGPAYRFTPEVLPGWRSEVVAAARRVSDVLCGNVAELAGGYRSSGA, from the coding sequence GTGGGGGAGGCCGCCAAGGTCGGAAGTGTGACCCGGGTGCTGGAACTGCTGCAACTGGTCGGTTCCGCAGACCGGCCGCGGGGAGTTACGGAGCTGGCCAGGGGGCTGGGCGTGCACAAGAGCGTAGTTTCGCGTCTTTGCCAGGCGCTGAAGCAGCGGGGTTTTCTGGAGGTTGACCCTGATACGGGCAAGTACGTGCTGGGCTTGAAGATTCTGGAACTGGCCGGACGGGTACGTGAGTCGATCACGGTTCGGAACGTCGCGCTTCCCGTGATGACCGACCTCACCGCCCGCACGGGAGAGGCCAGCTTCCTGAACGTATTGCGGGAAAATGCGTGCGTCTGCGTGGAGAAGGTCGAGTCGCCACAGGTAGTACGCGTCACGTACGAGGTGGGCCGGCATGCGCCCCTTACGGCAGGTGCTCCTGCCAAGCTTCTCCTGGCATATGCGGGAGACGCCTTTGTGGAGAGGGTGTTGCGCGAGGGGTTGCCTCGGTTCACCCCGCACACCGTCACCGACCCCGAAGTCTTCAAGAAGCAACTCGAAGGGATAAAGGAGCAGGGATGGGCTTTCTCGGTCGGAGAGCTGACCCCCGACGTAGCAGCTCTCGCAGCGCCCGTATGGGATCGCCCGGGACGAGTCTGTGCTGCCCTTTGCATAGCCGGACCCGCCTACCGTTTCACTCCCGAGGTCCTTCCGGGGTGGCGTAGCGAGGTCGTGGCTGCCGCCCGGAGGGTGAGCGACGTGTTATGCGGTAATGTTGCCGAGTTGGCCGGGGGATATCGGTCTTCGGGAGCATGA
- a CDS encoding aminopeptidase: MEIDIEAIRPGVLGMLRVNMGLGPGERLLVVTDVPTPAQWAEWPLPQLQEVCRRSFLARLVARIAQEEYRSCRVDFFAYPATGRSGMEPGAETAARLREAQVVVAITSFSLSHTEAREGACRAGARVASMPRFQPEMFYPGGAMAVDYRRVAEETARIAAFLTAAQTATVRSPAGTDITFSLEGREGRADDGLYTRPGAWGNLPAGEAYTAPVEGSGRGVLVVQAGWHPGLDHDMRLVFEDGEVAAVEGGGEVGERLRNLLAIGRAPAPEERARRNLAELGIGTNPNARRTDVTLEAEKIRGTVHLAIGDSSHMGGRTVADLHTDFVIPRATLLLDGRPVMQDGTWLVQ, translated from the coding sequence GTGGAGATCGACATAGAAGCAATCCGACCTGGCGTGCTGGGCATGCTGCGGGTTAACATGGGACTTGGGCCGGGCGAGAGACTCTTGGTGGTCACCGACGTGCCGACTCCGGCCCAGTGGGCGGAGTGGCCGCTTCCCCAGTTGCAGGAAGTATGCCGGCGGTCTTTTCTGGCTCGTCTGGTCGCCCGGATAGCACAGGAAGAGTACCGGAGTTGCCGGGTGGATTTCTTCGCGTACCCCGCCACCGGGCGTTCTGGAATGGAGCCCGGGGCGGAAACGGCTGCCCGGCTGCGGGAAGCCCAGGTAGTGGTGGCGATCACCTCGTTTTCGCTGTCGCATACGGAGGCTCGAGAAGGAGCCTGCCGGGCGGGAGCGCGCGTGGCCAGCATGCCCAGGTTCCAACCCGAGATGTTCTACCCCGGTGGCGCCATGGCGGTAGATTACCGGCGCGTGGCGGAGGAAACCGCCCGCATAGCGGCGTTTCTCACCGCGGCGCAGACCGCCACCGTCCGCTCGCCGGCCGGCACCGACATTACCTTCAGCCTGGAGGGTCGGGAGGGTCGGGCCGACGACGGCCTGTACACCCGGCCGGGAGCCTGGGGCAATCTTCCGGCCGGGGAGGCGTACACCGCGCCGGTGGAAGGTAGCGGGCGCGGCGTGCTGGTGGTGCAGGCGGGCTGGCATCCTGGCCTCGATCACGATATGCGTCTTGTGTTCGAGGACGGGGAAGTGGCGGCGGTGGAGGGCGGCGGGGAGGTAGGCGAGCGCCTGCGCAACCTCCTGGCGATTGGACGCGCACCGGCCCCTGAGGAGCGTGCCCGCCGAAACCTGGCCGAACTGGGCATAGGCACGAATCCTAACGCCCGCCGTACTGATGTCACCCTGGAGGCAGAGAAGATCAGGGGTACCGTCCACCTGGCGATAGGAGACAGCTCCCACATGGGCGGCAGGACGGTGGCGGACCTTCATACTGACTTTGTCATTCCGCGTGCCACGCTGCTCCTTGACGGTCGGCCGGTCATGCAAGACGGCACCTGGCTGGTGCAATAG